TTTGCCCTTGTGTCGGCTATCTTTTCTTGAACCAACTTGATTTCGTTTGTTAAATTTTGGGTTTGTTTTGATGATTCATCGGAGGTTGTTTCCACATTTGATGTCTCTTGAGCCAATCGGGCAAGGTTATTATCAACTTCTTGTAACTGAGAGGTAAGCTCGGTAGCATGGACAAGCAAATTAGTTATTCGTTGTCTGATGCGCTCCAACCCATTACGATACTGGTTTAATTCTTGTTGTTGCTGGTCAATTTCACTCTTTAATTGCGTATCATCCTTTATAATCAAATGTGCTTCCTGGTCTGTTTTAGCCACTTCAGCGTTGATTTTTGACGCTTCATTTTCTAAGTCATTAATTGATGCGGATAACTGCGTGATGAGGTTCGAAATTTGTTCTTGCTGTGCAACAAGACGGGCTCGTTCAATTTGTATCTGTTGAATTTGCAGTGACCAATTATTTTGTTCGTTTTGTAAAGCCCGTATTTGTTGTTTTAAAAGTTCTAATTGCTCATTATATTGTTTTATATGTTCTGCTGTTTCTTGGATGTGTTGATTTGTAGTGGCTTGCTGTTGTTCTAATTCCTCAATTTCAGAGACACGAGTTAGAAGGCCACGTGCCTCTTGTTTCGTTCTACCGCCTGTAACTGCACCAGATTGATTAATAATTTCCCCTTCCATCGTTACCAATTTTGGATATTGCTGGTAGGTTCGTGCAATTTGGATAGCATCATCAATGGTCTGCACCAGATAGGTATTGTAAAGTAAATATTGCAGTGCAGGTATAATTGGAGTATCAACATGAACAAAATCTATTGCTGGGCCAATAACTCCTGGATGTGGGTCTAATTCAGGGTAGGATGGGGTTGTGCTGGGTCGAAGAGTATCAAGCGGTAAAAAGGTAACCCGACCTGCCCAATGTTCTTTCAGAAATGCAATGGCTATCTTTGCGGAGTCTGCTGTTTGGACAACTATATTATTAATATTTCCACCCAACGCGGATTCAATGGCTAATTCGTAACCACGTTCTGTGCGGATTAAGTCGCCAATGGGTCCTAAAATGTGTTCACCGCCTAAAAGTCCCTCATTTTTTGCATTCATTACCGCTCGAACACCACTGGCAAAACCTTCATACCTCTCACGAAGTTCGTTTAAGGAATGAAGTCGTGCTTCTATTCTACTTATACGTTCTCTTAATTGCTGATGTTTTTGCTCTGCTTGCTGAATCCTTTTCTCGGTCTCTGAAAGTTCGAATTGGACTTGTTCTGTTTTTTTAATCAGTTCTTTTATATGGACTTGCTTCTTCTGGATTTCCATATCCAGTTGTTGTTTCTGCTGTTCCAAATCATTACGTGTCTTTTCATGTGTCTGAATTGTTTCTTGTATTTCTGCAATGTGTTTTTGTATTGACTGTTGTTGAGATTGTAGTATCTGAATTCGAGACTGAATTTGATTTTTAGAATTGATATGGTCAATAAGAAATTGTTGTTTCTTGGTTAATTCCAATTCTGTTTGTTGAATCTGTTTTAATTGTTTTTCTTCTTCCTTTTTGGTTGATTCTAACGTATTCCCCAATTCTTTAATTTGATTGGACAACTCTATTTTTTTCTGTTCTAATTGAACAATTTCGTTTTTTATCTCCTGCAAACGAAATGATAGGTGTTGTTTTTCCTGTTCCGTTTCTTTCTTGCGGAGTGATAAGTATTCTAACTCACGTTGATGCAAGCCCAACTGTGATTCAAGGTGTTCTAAGTTCGTTTCCAAATTATGAAACTGTTCTCGTTTCTCTGAGAGAAGTTTTTCAATTTCAGAACGTTTGAGGTAATTCTGTTCTTCTTCCGTTTCTAATTTTGTTTGTAGATTTACCTTTTCATGGTAGTTTTTCTTTTTCTCATTTAATTCGTGTCGCAGGTCGTGGATTTTTTCCTGTAGCGTATTGAACAAAAACCAGGCATTACGCACCTCAAACTCTTTAAGTTTTTGGGTTAGATTACGATAGCGTTGTGCTATTTGAGCCTGCCGTTTTAGACTGCGGAGTTGCCGTTCTACCTCAGCGATAACATCTTGAAGACGGAGCAGATTCTGTTCTGCTGATTCTAATTTTCGGACTGCAATTTTACGACGGGATTTATATTTAACAATACCTGCGACTTCTTCGAACAGATAACGGCGGTCTTCAGGATGTGTGCTGATAATTAAATCAATTTTCCCCTGTCCTATAATAGAGTAAGAATCTGTTCCTACGCCAGTATCCATAAATAGTTCTGTAATGTCTTTAAGTCGGCAGGGGGATTTATTAATAAAGTATTCCCCATCCCCTGTACGATATACCTTACGAGTTATTTGAATTTCATTAAAGTCAACGGGTAATTTGCCATCATGATTATCAAAGGTAATAGTGGCTTCAGCCATGCCGAGAGCAGAACGATTTTCACTTCCATTGAAAATGACTTCTGCCATCTGCATGGTTCGAAGTTCTCGCGTGCTTTGTTCGCCTAATACCCAGCGAATAGCATCAAGGATATTACTCTTCCCACATCCATTGGGTCCAACTATCACCGTTATCCCCGGATTAAAGGATAATGCAGTCTTTTCAGCAAACGATTTGAAACCTATAAGTTCTATCTGTTTTAGATACATGAACCTTTTTATTTGCCTCCTGTTTCATGATTATAAAAGAAAGAGCCATAGTTTTTCATTATGTATTTTTTATCATAATTCGTTCAATCCGTGTCGCCTTCCCATTCTTTTCATCTATTTCCAATACAACAGCACAAAACACGGTGGGTCCACTTGCTACTTCCCATTTTTTAGGAATCCCTGTGACGAAACGGAGAAGTACTCGGTCAATCTGCATGCCGATAACTGAATGGTATGGTCCGCACATCCCAATATCAGAAATGTAAGCAGTTCCGTTCGGTAGTATCCATTCATCGGCAGTTTGCACATGCGTATGTGTTCCTACAATGGCACTGCATTTGCCATCAAGATACCAGGCAAGTGCCAATTTCTCCGCAGTGGCTTCTGCATGAATGTCTATAATAATTATTGATGTTTCTTTGGATATTTCGTTGACGACTTCCTCTGCACGACGGAAAGGACAGTCCACAGGCTCCATAAAAACCCTGCCTAATAAGGAAATAATCCCTACTTTTATCCCATTATTGGTGCTTAAAATCATATAATTCTTACCAGGGGTTGAAGGAGGCAAATTTGCAGGCTTCACTACATCGCTATCGTTTTCTAACGCCTCTGTTATCGAGTCATACCTCCAGATATGATTACCAAGGGTAAATCCATGAATACCAGTTTTTCGTAAGGCGTTCAATGTCTCGGGAGTTACTCCCAAACCACCAGCACTATTCTCCGCATTTGCAAGGATGAGGTCAAAGTGACGCTCTTTCTGTAATTTTGGCAGGACTTCATGCACAACAGCCCTGCCTGGTTTACCTATAATATCACCTAAAAAAAGAACATTTAGCATGCTTTTCCCTATCATGATACTTTTTAACAAAATTATCAATTATCATTGCA
This Candidatus Hydrogenedens sp. DNA region includes the following protein-coding sequences:
- the smc gene encoding chromosome segregation protein SMC, with translation MYLKQIELIGFKSFAEKTALSFNPGITVIVGPNGCGKSNILDAIRWVLGEQSTRELRTMQMAEVIFNGSENRSALGMAEATITFDNHDGKLPVDFNEIQITRKVYRTGDGEYFINKSPCRLKDITELFMDTGVGTDSYSIIGQGKIDLIISTHPEDRRYLFEEVAGIVKYKSRRKIAVRKLESAEQNLLRLQDVIAEVERQLRSLKRQAQIAQRYRNLTQKLKEFEVRNAWFLFNTLQEKIHDLRHELNEKKKNYHEKVNLQTKLETEEEQNYLKRSEIEKLLSEKREQFHNLETNLEHLESQLGLHQRELEYLSLRKKETEQEKQHLSFRLQEIKNEIVQLEQKKIELSNQIKELGNTLESTKKEEEKQLKQIQQTELELTKKQQFLIDHINSKNQIQSRIQILQSQQQSIQKHIAEIQETIQTHEKTRNDLEQQKQQLDMEIQKKQVHIKELIKKTEQVQFELSETEKRIQQAEQKHQQLRERISRIEARLHSLNELRERYEGFASGVRAVMNAKNEGLLGGEHILGPIGDLIRTERGYELAIESALGGNINNIVVQTADSAKIAIAFLKEHWAGRVTFLPLDTLRPSTTPSYPELDPHPGVIGPAIDFVHVDTPIIPALQYLLYNTYLVQTIDDAIQIARTYQQYPKLVTMEGEIINQSGAVTGGRTKQEARGLLTRVSEIEELEQQQATTNQHIQETAEHIKQYNEQLELLKQQIRALQNEQNNWSLQIQQIQIERARLVAQQEQISNLITQLSASINDLENEASKINAEVAKTDQEAHLIIKDDTQLKSEIDQQQQELNQYRNGLERIRQRITNLLVHATELTSQLQEVDNNLARLAQETSNVETTSDESSKQTQNLTNEIKLVQEKIADTRAKLTQLSETRQVAQQELVQIQEQYQNHIQNFEQVSRTIKDLHAELQKNQEELHQLELELSQINQQAQFLRQRILEEYQLELDMLSSTDVGSDEWDETEREQQIEQIRQQIQRLGTVNPMAVEEYEEQSKRYEFLISQQKDLNQAREKLQEVIRRIDETVLIMFTQTFKEVGEHFKEFFRRLFNGGHARIYLIDENDPLESGIEIEARPPGKKPQSIHQLSGGEQALTAIALLFAIFKTKPSPFCILDEVDAPLDDTNISRFLEIVKEFTHSSQFIIITHNKQTMACADAIIGITQQERGVSEIVSIKLKELVEATS
- a CDS encoding TIGR00282 family metallophosphoesterase: MLNVLFLGDIIGKPGRAVVHEVLPKLQKERHFDLILANAENSAGGLGVTPETLNALRKTGIHGFTLGNHIWRYDSITEALENDSDVVKPANLPPSTPGKNYMILSTNNGIKVGIISLLGRVFMEPVDCPFRRAEEVVNEISKETSIIIIDIHAEATAEKLALAWYLDGKCSAIVGTHTHVQTADEWILPNGTAYISDIGMCGPYHSVIGMQIDRVLLRFVTGIPKKWEVASGPTVFCAVVLEIDEKNGKATRIERIMIKNT